From the genome of Pelosinus fermentans DSM 17108:
CCTTCTGTTTTTACGTTGTGATAAGAAGATAACTCATTAGAATCATTCCCCAATATTCCGAACCCGAAAAATAAAATATCCTCACACTTCTTTCTAGGAAGTGCGAGGATTAAAATTAATTTAAAGCTGCAGGATCTATATAAACTCCTATAGATACCCCATACAATACAATTGCTGTTAAAGCAATCAGGAATAAGATATAACCGCCAATTATGACTTTCTTATTAAAGCTCTCATTGGGATCTTCTTTCCTTGTTGATTCACAATATCCGTCGTGACAATAGCTATTCGCCATTATAATCACTCCTTTCGAACTGAATGACTAGCTTTAAATTAAATATATAACCATCAATAATCATTGTCAATTAGAAAGTTTATTCCATTAAAAGGCACAATTTTGATAATTGTAAAAATTGTGCCTAAGCTTATCAGCATTGCTGCCATTTTATTTTTTTAAATCTTTCTATGGCTTCCTTTAATACTTCTTCTTCCTTGCAAAATGCAAATCGCAGCCAAACACTTTGCTTTGTTAAAGTTTCATTGGAATAAAAACCAGATAAAGGCCGCGCTGATACACCAATATGTTCTGTTATATATTTCGTGAAATCAAAATCATCCTTCCATCCGAAACCCGAGAAATCAACGAGTAAAAAATAGCCTCCTTCTGGCGCCAGATAAGGGATTTCCATTTCATCAAATCCCTTTTTCAATATATCCAGCCGTTTTCTATAGTCTTTTCTCAACTGAATGTAGTAACTTTCTTCACTGCCAACCGCTTCTACCATACCCATTTGCAATGGCAATGCAGAACTTAATGAAAATAATTATGCGCTTTTCGAATCCCTTTCGTTAGAGTCGGCGTTGCAATGACATAGCCCAGCCGCCAGCCTGTAACACTGTAGACTTTTGAGAAGCCATTGGTGAATTAAAAATAATTGCTTTTGTACGCTCTGTAATCACAGCTTCCACTTTTTCTTTTTCCAATCGAAAATCCGGCTGTGTCAATTCTACATAAACAGGTTTTCCACCACACAACTGTACATCTGCAGCATATGCTGCAAAGGCAGGTACCAATACAATCACTTCATCCCCTGGATCAATGACAGCTAAGAGTGCAGCGGCCATACTTTCTGTAACACCGCTGCAGATAGTAATTTCCAGCTCAGCATCAAAGTTCACTTGTGTTTTTTGCTGCAATCTCTTAGAAATTCCCTGTCGTAATTCTGTTATTCCCTGGGATGGAGCATATTGATTCAAATCATCTTGAATCGCCTGTATCGCAGCATCTTTAAACTCTGCATTCGCTGGAAAATCCGGCTTACCGCCCCCTAAGTCAATTGCTTGATGCTGCACCGCTAAATCCGCCAGTTGTTTAAAACTTGGTACTGTAATCTGAGTGATGCGGACAGATAATTTACCTTCCACATCAAATCGGTTTATCGCCATGGCTTTTTCCTTCTTTCTGCAAGAATTTTGATAAATAAACAAAAGGCTGGAAACATCCCAAGGGACGTTCTCCAGCCTTCATTTATCCTGATCAGCTTTATAACGATCGAATATAAAATTAGTTGTTAATAAGCATACCATATTTTCTTACATACCATCAACTCACATACCTTGGTGGCAACTACCGTCAATACTCTTTTTACTCCTTTTGATTCTTGTTATCTTTGCCCAGTGGTTTCATTGCTGGTTGCATCAATGGTGTTAAGGAGCTGTTAGAACATCCTAACTCATGTTTTTGTTCTATTTTTAAAATAGTAAGAAGGATCGCCCGCATCACGCTTGCGACGATTATCATAATAAAAAAGGTGTAGTAATACTGCCAATTGTACAACCGAAGAATATCAAATTTTACTAGCATGGGAAGAAGAAGAAAAGAGTAAGCCGCTTCAATGATGACGGTCCAAAGGAAGAATTTTTTCCACGACCGGCAATATTGATATACCAACATAAATCCTAATGGCACAATCGTTAAATCGTTCAAAAACAATGCCTGGCCAAAAGGCAATGGTTTTACGCTGTAGCCCCAAAGGGCGGCAGATGAGCCAGCATCATCCATAATTAACCTGAAAACCGCTATAAAGGAGCCAAACAAGAGAATTTGCGTTAAATGACGCTTATCTACATACTTCCACCAGAGACCATATGCGATAGCGATGCTGACAATGATAAGCCACCACCGAGCCGTAAAGAGATTCATGTGCCACTCGGTAAGCTGGTAGCCCCATAATTCAAATGTAGAGTTATGGATCATGTCAATAATATCCACGGAAGTCGCCTCCCTTTTTTATCATCAGCCTTAGATTACCCGAGGGTTGGATAATCTATGCGCAGACTAGATCTTACGTGGATATTGCATTTTACTAATGAATGACTCGAAACTGTTCCTTTACGATTTTTCTTGTACCAAATAGACAGATGAAGGTCGCTTTTTTTCTAAATTAGGATATATAATCCCTATGAGAATAAATAAAATGCCGACCCATTGTGA
Proteins encoded in this window:
- a CDS encoding aminotransferase class I/II-fold pyridoxal phosphate-dependent enzyme yields the protein MPLQMGMVEAVGSEESYYIQLRKDYRKRLDILKKGFDEMEIPYLAPEGGYFLLVDFSGFGWKDDFDFTKYITEHIGVSARPLSGFYSNETLTKQSVWLRFAFCKEEEVLKEAIERFKKIKWQQC
- a CDS encoding pyridoxal phosphate-dependent aminotransferase; the protein is MAINRFDVEGKLSVRITQITVPSFKQLADLAVQHQAIDLGGGKPDFPANAEFKDAAIQAIQDDLNQYAPSQGITELRQGISKRLQQKTQVNFDAELEITICSGVTESMAAALLAVIDPGDEVIVLVPAFAAYAADVQLCGGKPVYVELTQPDFRLEKEKVEAVITERTKAIIFNSPMASQKSTVLQAGGWAMSLQRRL
- a CDS encoding CBO0543 family protein, which produces MDIIDMIHNSTFELWGYQLTEWHMNLFTARWWLIIVSIAIAYGLWWKYVDKRHLTQILLFGSFIAVFRLIMDDAGSSAALWGYSVKPLPFGQALFLNDLTIVPLGFMLVYQYCRSWKKFFLWTVIIEAAYSFLLLPMLVKFDILRLYNWQYYYTFFIMIIVASVMRAILLTILKIEQKHELGCSNSSLTPLMQPAMKPLGKDNKNQKE